The proteins below come from a single Aegilops tauschii subsp. strangulata cultivar AL8/78 chromosome 6, Aet v6.0, whole genome shotgun sequence genomic window:
- the LOC109738302 gene encoding uncharacterized protein has protein sequence MAPQRQQQQHKAAVVALFLLSALVAAPAVAASRPESGGYAPATPSEAATPAEPAASTPSKKAAGYTDSTPAESPASTPAEAATPAKKAGGYTDSTPADSSASTPAEGGTPTEAAASAPAEAGTPMEAAASAPAEAGTPTEAAASTPAEGGTPDKAAAGYTDTTPAEQPAADGTKVKVPPGEGKATTPEQKFIEKVNQAFKKALDAANAAAPDDKFSVFDAAFNREIKQCLAGMSAKFISMIDRAFKIAYNSAVAATNAQEKFSCLVLTLTEALRFIAATLDAHAIKPAIEEVVAGGMKAADGATRVIKKLDTVIKAASAAAKEAPKADRIPVFQAALNKAIKEQMGPGYDGSKTTSDLDAAFKKAHLCDGALHGWITCNPHDKSG, from the exons ATGGCacctcagcggcagcagcagcagcacaagGCCGCCGTGGTCGCACTCTTCCTGCTGTCCGCCCTCGTGGCTGCGCCCGCCGTTGCTGCTTCCAGGCCCGAATCCGGCGGCTACGCACCCGCCACGCCCTCCGAGGCCGCGACGCCGGCCGAGCCCGCCGCCAGCACGCCCTCCAAGAAGGCGGCAGGCTACACTGACTCTACGCCGGCCGAGTCCCCAGCTAGCACGCCCGCCGAGGCGGCGACGCCCGCCAAGAAGGCGGGAGGCTACACTGACTCTACGCCGGCCGACTCCTCAGCCAGCACGCCCGCTGAGGGGGGGACGCCGACCGAGGCCGCCGCCAGCGCGCCCGCCGAGGCGGGGACGCCGATGGAGGCCGCCGCCAGCGCGCCCGCCGAGGCGGGGACGCCGACCGAGGCCGCCGCCAGCACACCCGCTGAGGGGGGAACGCCTGACAAGGCCGCGGCGGGCTACACTGACACTACGCCGGCCGAGCAGCCCGCCGCCGATGGCACTAAGGTCAAGGTGCCGCCCGGGGAGGGGAAGGCGACTACGCCCGAGCAGAAGTTCATCGAGAAGGTGAACCAAGCGTTCAAGAAGGCTCTAGACGCGGCCAACGCGGCGGCGCCCGACGACAAGTTTTCGGTGTTCGACGCCGCCTTCAACAGGGAGATCAAGCAGTGCCTCGCCGGCATGAGTGCCAAATTCATCTCCATGATCGACCGCGCCTTCAAGATAGCGTACAactccgccgtcgccgccaccaACGCGCAGGAAAAGTTCTCCTGCTTGGTGCTCACCCTCACAGAGGCCCTCCGCTTCATTGCCGCCACCCTGGACGCCCACGCCATCAAGCCAGCCATCGAGGAGGTGGTTGCCGGAGGCATGAAGGCCGCGGACGGCGCGACACGGGTCATCAAGAAGCTCGACACGGTCATCAAGGCAGCCTCCGCTGCTGCCAAAGAAGCTCCGAAAGCCGACAGGATCCCCGTGTTCCAAGCCGCCCTCAACAAGGCCATCAAGGAGCAGATGGGCCCCGGCTACGACGGGAGCAAGACGACCTCCGATCTCGACGCGGCGTTCAAAAAGGCC CATTTATGTGATGGTGCATTGCATGGATGGATAACATGCAATCCCCATGATAAGTCAGGTTAA
- the LOC109736704 gene encoding pollen allergen KBG 41-like has translation MEDINNGFKAAVAAAAAVPPADKYKTFEATFSAASNKAFADVLKAAASGQMAAQSASMASLSKSLEASYKLAYDKAQGATPETKYDTYVASLTESLRVISGAFEIHSVKPAAEEVKGIPAPQLKTIDQIDAAYRSAATAADAAPVNDKFTVFESTFNKAIKETTGGAYDNYTFVPALESAVKQAYAATVASAPEVKYAVFQAALSKAINAMVEAEKDAKPAAAGAGAAAGGYKA, from the coding sequence ATGGAGGATATCAACAACGGCTTCAAGGCGGCCGTGGCGGCCGCAGCCGCCGTCCCTCCGGCCGACAAGTACAAGACGTTCGAGGCCACCTTCAGCGCGGCTTCTAACAAGGCATTCGCAGATGTCCTCAAGGCCGCCGCCTCCGGCCAGATGGCCGCCCAGTCAGCCTCCATGGCCTCACTCTCCAAGAGCCTCGAAGCCTCCTACAAGCTCGCCTACGACAAAGCCCAGGGCGCCACCCCCGAGACCAAGTACGACACCTACGTCGCCAGTCTCACCGAGTCGCTCCGCGTCATCTCCGGCGCCTTCGAGATCCACTCCGTCAAGCCCGCCGCCGAGGAGGTCAAGGGGATCCCCGCCCCCCAGCTCAAGACCATCGACCAGATCGACGCCGCCTACaggagcgccgccaccgccgccgacgcTGCCCCGGTCAACGACAAGTTCACCGTCTTCGAGTCCACCTTCAACAAGGCCATCAAGGAGACCACGGGCGGCGCATACGACAACTACACGTTCGTCCCCGCCCTTGAGTCTGCCGTCAAGCAGGCCTACGCCGCCACCGTCGCCTCCGCGCCCGAGGTAAAGTACGCCGTCTTTCAGGCCGCCCTGAGCAAGGCCATCAATGCCATGGTTGAAGCCGAGAAGGATGCCAAGCCCGCTGCCGCTGGCGCCGGCGCCGCTGCCGGTGGCTACAAAGCCTGA